The Terriglobia bacterium genome has a segment encoding these proteins:
- a CDS encoding DMT family protein, with protein sequence MKTILLLAISSVFMTFAWYGHLRFRESSLWMAILVSWLIAFAEYCFQPANRVGSYEFSPAQLKTIQEVITLIVFSIFSVTYLGAQFRCNHVAAFAFIHRRGLFHVL encoded by the coding sequence ATGAAGACGATATTGCTTCTGGCTATATCCAGCGTTTTCATGACATTTGCATGGTACGGCCATCTGCGTTTCCGGGAATCGTCATTATGGATGGCGATCTTGGTCAGCTGGTTGATCGCGTTCGCGGAATATTGTTTTCAGCCCGCCAACCGCGTCGGCTCCTATGAATTTTCACCAGCGCAGTTAAAGACCATCCAGGAAGTCATCACGTTGATCGTCTTCTCGATCTTTTCGGTGACTTATCTTGGCGCTCAATTCCGCTGTAATCATGTGGCCGCCTTCGCGTTCATTCATCGGCGCGGTCTTTTTCATGTTTTATGA
- a CDS encoding glycine betaine ABC transporter substrate-binding protein, with the protein MNVLDFMWTHRAEMFQLTLEHLVMVGVSIAIATGIGLPLGIIMTRHTRLSRPIMTVANVVQTVPSLALFGFLIPLPFIGGIGARTAIVALVLYSLLPIIRNTFIGISGVDPAIREAGRGMGMTDAQLLWKVEIPLSLGVIFAGIRVATVIAVGVATIAAAIGAGGLGMYIFRGVSMVDSRVILAGAIPAAGLALIADFGLGAVERRFSKLLCVVLLCVSLVSCSHPDRIVVGSKNFTEQVILGELVAQQIERKTHLPVDRRLNLGGTLVCHDALIAGQIDTYVEYTGTALTAILKLPPSTDSRNVYEAVGSAYQSRFALEWTEQLGFNDTFAIIVRKDDAQRLGLKTISDAAPHTSKWVAGFGYEFMEREDGYPGLAKIYNLRFPAAPRVMDLGLTYKAAAEHQVDFIAGNSTDGLINALGLTVLEDDKHYFAPYDAAPVIRDAVVMKHPEVREALRQLGGKISDEQMRKMNYAVDGEHRDVKDVVRDFLDKN; encoded by the coding sequence ATGAACGTTCTCGATTTCATGTGGACGCACCGGGCCGAGATGTTCCAGCTCACTCTCGAACATCTCGTGATGGTTGGCGTCTCAATTGCGATCGCAACCGGAATTGGATTGCCGCTTGGAATCATAATGACGCGGCATACCAGGCTCAGCCGCCCGATCATGACCGTCGCCAACGTCGTTCAGACGGTGCCCAGTCTGGCGCTTTTTGGATTTCTGATTCCACTGCCCTTTATCGGCGGGATCGGAGCGCGGACGGCGATCGTCGCGTTGGTGCTGTATTCTTTGCTTCCCATTATCCGGAACACATTCATCGGTATCTCGGGCGTCGATCCGGCGATACGCGAGGCTGGACGCGGGATGGGAATGACGGACGCGCAACTTCTATGGAAGGTGGAAATCCCACTCTCGCTCGGTGTCATTTTTGCGGGCATCCGCGTCGCGACAGTCATCGCGGTTGGCGTGGCGACAATCGCGGCGGCTATAGGAGCGGGCGGCCTCGGCATGTATATCTTCCGCGGCGTTTCGATGGTGGATAGCCGGGTGATTCTTGCCGGTGCAATTCCGGCTGCGGGCCTGGCATTGATCGCCGATTTCGGACTCGGGGCGGTCGAGCGGAGGTTTTCAAAATTATTGTGCGTCGTGTTGCTGTGTGTTTCGCTGGTGTCCTGTTCGCACCCCGACCGCATTGTTGTAGGATCGAAGAATTTCACCGAGCAGGTCATCCTTGGCGAACTCGTTGCTCAACAGATCGAACGTAAGACACACCTGCCGGTCGACCGGCGCCTGAATCTGGGCGGCACCCTTGTGTGTCATGACGCGCTGATTGCAGGCCAGATCGATACATACGTCGAATATACCGGGACGGCGTTGACGGCCATCCTGAAGCTCCCTCCGTCTACCGATTCTCGCAATGTTTATGAAGCTGTGGGGAGCGCATATCAGTCTCGATTCGCCCTCGAGTGGACGGAACAGCTCGGCTTCAATGACACATTCGCGATCATTGTTCGCAAGGATGACGCTCAGCGCCTGGGGCTAAAAACGATTTCGGATGCCGCTCCCCACACATCGAAGTGGGTTGCCGGATTCGGATATGAATTCATGGAGCGGGAAGACGGGTACCCCGGGCTTGCGAAGATCTACAACCTGCGCTTTCCGGCGGCGCCGCGAGTCATGGATCTCGGCTTGACCTACAAGGCGGCTGCAGAACACCAGGTGGACTTCATTGCAGGTAACTCCACCGACGGACTGATCAACGCGTTGGGCTTGACCGTCCTTGAGGACGATAAGCACTACTTTGCGCCGTACGACGCCGCCCCCGTCATACGCGACGCCGTCGTGATGAAACATCCTGAAGTTCGCGAGGCCTTAAGGCAACTGGGCGGGAAGATTTCCGACGAGCAGATGCGGAAAATGAACTACGCGGTCGACGGCGAACACCGTGATGTTAAAGATGTTGTCCGGGATTTTCTCGACAAGAATTAG
- a CDS encoding pilus assembly PilX N-terminal domain-containing protein, which translates to MHYRSPETGFALVLALILTLVVSVMGASVMFLSQTETLSSLNYEMMTQARYGAESGLNTAANYLVNTYTAPISGGADDIANYDMTKSPVQYNGVAVVLSASTSSNYPVASVKTAFSNAAQGTVVAGQTTMNYTATATLVAMSQVTTAAGPTTVQTWSITADGTISGGRSAQEEVSSIVERQVTWAQAAGENYAMFATANGCGSLTMSGGVTIGSYDSAHATISGGAVVPDTYGGDIGSNGNLNESGGATVHGTMSTPRSGVGNCSSGGVDAWSDSGGATVTGCSTSATSCVSGGLVHLSQAVSLAAPSTPNPEPPTTNLSITSTTTCTSLGISGCTGTAGNLVFAPGSYGNISLSGGAKLTISGGAYTINSISVSGGAALTVNATGSTPAIVTIAGQSKTTPLSFSGGGITNVNASNVPTPTKLQFLYAGTGTLSLSGGTQTAGTVYAPNAAISLSGGARWYGSISGATISDSGGTAIYYDRELGNPGAGSPIATVGNFMMNSFSWSRF; encoded by the coding sequence ATGCACTATCGATCGCCTGAAACCGGATTCGCCCTGGTTCTCGCCTTGATCCTGACGCTGGTCGTGTCCGTGATGGGCGCGTCCGTTATGTTTCTTTCCCAGACTGAAACGCTGTCGAGCCTGAATTACGAGATGATGACGCAGGCGCGCTACGGAGCCGAATCCGGCCTCAACACGGCGGCCAATTACCTGGTGAATACTTATACAGCGCCGATATCGGGCGGAGCGGATGACATCGCCAACTATGACATGACGAAGTCGCCTGTTCAGTACAACGGCGTGGCAGTCGTTTTGTCGGCATCCACCAGCTCGAACTACCCCGTCGCGTCTGTCAAGACGGCATTTTCGAACGCCGCGCAAGGCACTGTTGTCGCGGGACAGACCACAATGAACTATACAGCCACGGCAACGCTGGTCGCGATGAGCCAGGTAACGACGGCAGCCGGTCCGACCACAGTGCAAACATGGAGCATCACGGCGGATGGCACGATCAGCGGAGGGCGAAGCGCCCAGGAAGAGGTGAGCAGCATCGTCGAGCGCCAGGTGACTTGGGCACAGGCCGCAGGCGAGAATTACGCCATGTTCGCCACCGCCAACGGATGCGGCTCTCTAACTATGTCCGGCGGGGTTACGATTGGCAGTTATGACTCCGCGCACGCGACCATAAGTGGCGGAGCTGTCGTTCCGGATACCTATGGTGGCGATATCGGATCGAATGGAAACTTGAACGAAAGCGGCGGCGCCACCGTCCACGGAACCATGTCCACCCCGCGTTCAGGCGTCGGCAATTGTTCAAGCGGGGGCGTGGACGCATGGAGCGACAGTGGCGGCGCTACGGTCACAGGCTGCAGTACCTCTGCTACGTCCTGCGTCTCAGGTGGCCTCGTCCACCTGTCCCAGGCTGTCAGTTTGGCTGCTCCGTCAACGCCGAACCCGGAGCCTCCAACCACAAACCTGAGCATCACGAGCACTACGACGTGTACGTCACTGGGCATCAGCGGCTGCACCGGAACGGCCGGAAACCTGGTTTTCGCTCCAGGATCCTATGGCAATATCAGCCTTTCGGGAGGAGCGAAACTCACGATCAGCGGCGGAGCGTATACAATCAACAGCATCAGCGTCTCCGGAGGTGCTGCCCTGACGGTCAATGCCACGGGTAGTACGCCGGCGATCGTCACTATCGCGGGCCAGAGTAAAACCACTCCTCTCAGCTTCAGCGGCGGAGGCATTACAAACGTCAACGCCAGCAACGTCCCTACGCCGACCAAACTGCAATTTCTTTACGCCGGAACCGGCACGCTTAGTCTATCGGGCGGCACGCAAACGGCTGGCACGGTATACGCTCCAAACGCGGCGATCAGTCTATCGGGAGGGGCGCGGTGGTATGGAAGCATCTCCGGCGCGACGATAAGCGACTCGGGTGGAACAGCCATTTACTATGACCGCGAATTGGGCAACCCCGGCGCTGGCTCGCCCATAGCAACTGTCGGCAATTTCATGATGAACTCGTTCAGCTGGTCCAGATTCTGA
- a CDS encoding NYN domain-containing protein: MVEDRLKIAVFIDFDNIEIGVKSTLNRHFDIGAVLEAIKERGEVVTKIAYGDWKRAGEHSRSMTQHAIQMVQRNLTPGGDKNGADINLALDALEMAFTRNHINAFVIVGGDSDFIALVEKLKQYDKKVLVVGGRNFTSAILQKNCHEFIAYENLISAPSIPRRPAAERTRTAVADPNLAKAFPLVRRALKVLTDREVSPQLGLLKSTLLQLDSTFTERDYGASTFRDFIEKMAAAGYVNLKQVDRSLLVELKDQSLVEGEEEAPAIPVPAVVPSNGQALEAAPAGAPVPSLPAPNLPAPNVTTPMPTPMQAEEGVRAMQEAFQNSHITPHWPMYLRNVKQFIKNTLPTFDEHRYGFHSFLEAVRSGQRAGLFRLERNRQGILRVYPGNQMAQGQRSGGRSDEQAAPSPAIYDVENDPTLQHLHQPPSVISDSEDSAEAQSESEPETDVEEAEQPLAAEAAEPLAEEKPARKRRVSTGIKRKAVAPRKTAVAPAKRTRKKTSPPEEGSVN; encoded by the coding sequence ATGGTAGAGGATAGGTTAAAGATCGCTGTATTCATCGACTTCGATAATATCGAGATTGGAGTCAAAAGCACTCTCAATCGCCACTTCGACATCGGCGCAGTTCTCGAGGCCATAAAGGAACGCGGAGAAGTCGTTACCAAGATCGCCTACGGCGACTGGAAGCGGGCCGGCGAACACAGCCGGAGCATGACGCAGCACGCCATACAAATGGTGCAGCGGAATCTCACGCCCGGGGGCGACAAGAACGGCGCCGACATCAACCTGGCGCTGGACGCACTCGAGATGGCTTTCACGCGCAACCACATCAATGCCTTTGTTATTGTCGGCGGCGACAGCGATTTCATTGCCCTGGTCGAAAAACTCAAACAGTACGACAAGAAAGTTCTGGTGGTCGGCGGCCGTAATTTTACCAGTGCCATTCTCCAGAAGAACTGCCATGAATTCATCGCCTACGAAAATCTGATTTCTGCGCCGTCCATCCCGCGGCGGCCAGCCGCCGAACGCACGCGCACAGCTGTCGCGGATCCCAATCTCGCAAAAGCGTTTCCGCTCGTTCGCCGCGCCTTGAAGGTCCTGACGGATCGCGAGGTGTCGCCGCAGCTCGGTCTTTTGAAGAGTACGCTGCTGCAGTTGGATTCGACCTTTACCGAGCGGGACTACGGTGCCAGCACTTTCCGTGATTTCATCGAAAAGATGGCGGCCGCCGGATACGTTAACCTGAAACAGGTCGATCGCAGCCTTCTTGTTGAACTCAAAGATCAATCTCTGGTTGAAGGCGAAGAGGAAGCGCCGGCAATTCCTGTCCCGGCAGTGGTCCCCTCCAATGGCCAGGCGCTTGAAGCTGCGCCTGCCGGAGCCCCCGTTCCGAGCCTGCCCGCTCCGAATCTGCCCGCTCCGAATGTGACGACACCGATGCCGACACCAATGCAGGCGGAAGAGGGCGTGCGGGCAATGCAGGAAGCGTTTCAGAATTCCCACATTACGCCGCACTGGCCGATGTATCTGCGGAACGTCAAGCAGTTCATCAAGAACACTCTGCCGACATTTGACGAGCATCGTTACGGGTTTCACAGCTTTCTGGAAGCGGTTCGATCCGGCCAGCGTGCAGGGTTGTTCCGTCTGGAGCGGAATCGGCAGGGGATTCTCAGAGTCTATCCTGGAAATCAGATGGCGCAGGGGCAGCGTTCGGGCGGCCGCAGCGACGAACAGGCGGCACCGTCGCCGGCGATCTACGACGTTGAAAATGATCCGACTCTCCAGCATCTGCACCAGCCGCCTTCGGTTATTTCCGATTCTGAGGACAGCGCGGAAGCGCAGTCCGAATCCGAACCTGAGACCGACGTGGAAGAAGCCGAACAGCCTCTGGCCGCCGAAGCTGCCGAGCCCTTGGCCGAAGAAAAGCCGGCCAGGAAACGGCGGGTCAGTACCGGCATCAAACGAAAGGCGGTCGCGCCCCGAAAGACCGCCGTCGCGCCGGCCAAGCGGACGAGGAAGAAGACCTCGCCGCCTGAAGAGGGTTCGGTCAACTAG
- a CDS encoding ATP-binding cassette domain-containing protein — MASPVVEFRNVGYALGGRALVEGVSFKVEAGETVVLLGRSGSGKTTTLKLVNRLLEPTAGEVLIEGRKTTDWEPIRLRRRIGYVIQEIGLFPHFTVARNVALVPSLEAWPAEKITSRVDEMLSLVGLEPARFAARLPRELSGGQRQRVGVARALAADPSILLLDEPFGALDPITRSEIQKEFRALQKRLGKTMLFVTHDVREAFILGDRIGLMKDGSLVALVPAGEFHHLDHPEARAFAEAYA, encoded by the coding sequence ATGGCGTCTCCAGTCGTGGAGTTCCGCAATGTAGGCTATGCGCTCGGCGGCCGGGCCCTGGTCGAGGGCGTTTCATTCAAGGTCGAGGCCGGCGAAACCGTGGTTCTGCTGGGCAGAAGCGGATCCGGTAAAACGACAACCCTGAAGCTGGTGAACCGGCTTCTGGAGCCCACTGCCGGCGAGGTTCTGATCGAAGGACGCAAGACGACGGATTGGGAACCGATTCGTCTGCGCCGCCGCATCGGTTATGTCATCCAGGAAATCGGCCTGTTTCCTCACTTTACCGTGGCGCGCAATGTTGCCCTGGTGCCGTCGCTGGAGGCCTGGCCGGCTGAAAAAATAACTTCGCGGGTCGATGAAATGCTCTCGCTTGTCGGACTGGAGCCCGCTCGTTTCGCCGCCCGGCTGCCGCGCGAGCTTTCCGGCGGTCAACGCCAGCGGGTCGGCGTTGCGCGTGCACTCGCGGCAGATCCGTCTATCCTGCTTCTCGATGAACCGTTTGGAGCGTTGGATCCCATTACGCGGTCGGAAATCCAGAAAGAATTCCGGGCACTGCAGAAGCGTCTCGGCAAAACCATGCTGTTCGTGACTCACGACGTGCGTGAAGCTTTTATCCTCGGAGACCGGATCGGCCTGATGAAAGACGGCAGTCTGGTCGCGCTCGTGCCGGCAGGCGAATTTCACCACCTCGATCATCCCGAGGCCCGGGCCTTCGCGGAGGCATACGCATGA
- a CDS encoding type II secretion system protein: MLTNKGFSLLESMASMVILLIIFAAMMTGMNQLMSMQGTVKNRTEMHADVRNATELLQQEIGQAGRIALPAAVTTTAATAAGAATAAVSSTSGMFANMYLDVDTGASFETVQATGISANGFAATFTFAHSNGTQVLVSGSFGTGMVPPAAAPSSYSHGSTDSVLKLYGDVNKDGKVLYVEYTCSPGTTSSPGYLYRNEISFTAASKPATSSSIVLMNNLLPNPNSVPCFSYQTATGLSGNTYIVDVGVTLTVQSQLQDPKTHQFQQETKALLNVSPRNIFEAWELDNAGSLQRIQPMPASVTALLP; the protein is encoded by the coding sequence GTGTTGACGAACAAAGGTTTTTCACTGCTTGAAAGTATGGCCAGCATGGTGATCCTGCTCATCATCTTTGCCGCCATGATGACAGGTATGAATCAGTTGATGAGCATGCAAGGCACTGTGAAGAACAGAACCGAGATGCATGCGGACGTGCGTAACGCGACGGAGTTGCTGCAACAGGAGATCGGACAGGCCGGAAGGATCGCCCTGCCCGCCGCGGTCACAACGACAGCCGCTACGGCAGCCGGCGCGGCGACCGCGGCTGTGAGCTCCACCTCCGGAATGTTCGCCAATATGTATCTGGATGTCGATACCGGCGCCAGCTTCGAAACGGTGCAGGCCACGGGCATCAGCGCCAACGGCTTTGCCGCCACATTCACTTTCGCTCACAGCAACGGCACCCAGGTGCTGGTGTCGGGATCCTTCGGAACCGGGATGGTTCCGCCGGCCGCAGCGCCATCGAGCTATTCGCATGGTTCCACAGACTCGGTTTTAAAGCTGTACGGCGACGTTAACAAAGACGGGAAGGTTTTATACGTGGAGTATACGTGCTCTCCGGGAACAACGTCGTCTCCCGGATATTTATACCGCAACGAGATATCGTTCACGGCAGCCTCAAAGCCCGCGACGAGCTCGAGTATCGTACTGATGAATAACCTTCTACCGAATCCGAACAGTGTGCCGTGTTTCTCGTATCAAACGGCCACGGGCTTGTCGGGCAACACATATATCGTTGATGTCGGCGTCACCTTGACGGTGCAGAGTCAGCTGCAGGATCCCAAGACGCACCAATTCCAGCAGGAAACAAAGGCGCTTTTGAACGTATCGCCGCGGAACATCTTTGAAGCCTGGGAATTGGACAATGCGGGTTCGCTGCAACGCATACAGCCGATGCCGGCGAGCGTGACGGCGCTGTTGCCATAA
- a CDS encoding AMP-binding protein — MSFLTATTGPPLSEPLPSLWMFEQIEAWAKRAPERFAFVLDHQDKLEQYRYSDVLDQAALMASHLTRQGIQRGDRIGILMENTPQWVFVLLGAMQIGAVTVPLATTLPEDAIERIVTHAGCRIIFADEGNWTKGSNVAKTVGAVCDRAVSGNPDKGGATLQKPDPADTAILIYTSGTTGNPKGVELTFDNINHEIRGTSEGLHLHAEHRILSVLPFSHVLPLIANGLGPLCIGATVVFLSSISPQRIIDAFHRHRITLFICVPQFFYILHRRIISQAESQPFFTRTAFRFMRRMARRTKDLRLRRRLFAKVHRAIGPDLEMLASGGSRFDPEIARDLSELGYWIAQAYGLTETSAAATATPPEQDSIGTVGRPVRGVSVQIDSPNDQGIGEVWIRGPIVMKGYYKSPSQTAEAIKDGWFRTGDLGVIDVNGYLSITGRCKDVIVLANGENVYPEELETHYSRSPFIKDICILGVSQNGAGPGDEVLHAIIVPDMDEFRKRGQTAIMESIRFEIENLSKQVPSYYRLHSLSVRNDPLPRTVTRKLKRFEIQQEENERIKARDSRGTPVREPEPDHAQLREGAGVVLAELIRQARPDAGVLSPSMNVELDLGFDSLGRVELLGLAEARLGVHIDEQEMARIFTLGELIEAFEKAKGAKGATAAGGTAGGNRSWKEILSSVPDNVSETHHIFKARKLLNPLSFSIIRMIGIFAGISLPLRHYGMEKLPRTTPFLLCPNHESFLDGPLLVSILPRRVVYKILIIGYSDYWKNAFSRFLAQVCQIVAIDSDVNLVRAMQVGAMGLKRGHVMLIFPEGTRSIDGRIAEFKKGSAILAYELGVPIVPVGIHGTFEAWPREGGFRFRPVEFHFGDPIDPRAFATAADPYTAITEQLQKDVKRLSGQ; from the coding sequence ATGTCCTTTCTCACTGCCACTACGGGACCACCGCTCAGCGAGCCTCTGCCATCGCTGTGGATGTTCGAGCAGATCGAAGCCTGGGCGAAGCGCGCGCCGGAACGTTTCGCATTCGTGCTGGATCACCAGGACAAGCTGGAGCAATACCGCTACAGCGATGTGCTCGACCAGGCGGCCTTAATGGCGTCCCATCTGACCCGGCAGGGAATCCAGCGCGGCGACCGGATCGGCATTCTGATGGAGAACACGCCGCAATGGGTGTTCGTGCTGCTGGGCGCGATGCAGATCGGTGCGGTCACTGTGCCGCTGGCCACAACGCTTCCGGAAGATGCCATCGAGCGAATTGTGACTCATGCCGGCTGCAGGATCATTTTTGCGGACGAAGGGAATTGGACGAAGGGATCGAATGTCGCGAAAACGGTAGGCGCGGTCTGTGACCGCGCAGTATCCGGGAATCCCGACAAGGGCGGAGCGACCCTGCAGAAGCCGGACCCGGCCGACACGGCGATCTTGATTTACACGTCCGGGACAACGGGCAATCCCAAGGGTGTCGAACTCACTTTCGACAATATCAATCATGAAATCCGCGGCACAAGCGAGGGTCTGCATCTCCATGCCGAACATCGCATCCTTTCGGTGCTGCCCTTCTCGCACGTGCTTCCGCTCATCGCGAATGGTCTGGGTCCGCTATGCATCGGCGCGACGGTGGTGTTTCTCTCGTCCATTTCCCCCCAGCGCATCATCGACGCTTTTCACCGGCATCGCATTACCCTGTTTATTTGCGTGCCTCAATTCTTCTACATCCTGCACCGGCGAATTATCTCTCAGGCCGAATCACAGCCGTTCTTCACACGCACGGCATTTCGATTCATGCGGCGCATGGCACGGCGTACGAAGGACCTGCGCCTCCGCCGCAGGCTGTTTGCGAAAGTTCATCGCGCCATCGGCCCTGACCTGGAAATGCTCGCGAGCGGCGGCTCCCGATTCGATCCTGAGATCGCTCGCGACCTCAGCGAACTCGGCTATTGGATAGCGCAGGCGTACGGCTTGACGGAAACCTCGGCTGCCGCGACGGCTACACCGCCGGAGCAGGATTCCATCGGCACCGTCGGCCGTCCGGTCCGCGGAGTCTCCGTCCAGATCGATTCCCCGAATGACCAGGGAATCGGCGAAGTGTGGATTCGCGGGCCGATTGTGATGAAGGGTTATTACAAATCGCCCTCCCAGACAGCCGAAGCCATCAAAGATGGCTGGTTTCGCACGGGCGATCTTGGTGTCATCGACGTGAACGGGTACCTGTCCATCACAGGCCGATGCAAGGATGTGATCGTCCTTGCAAATGGCGAGAACGTTTATCCCGAAGAACTCGAGACGCACTATTCGCGCTCGCCCTTCATCAAGGACATTTGCATCCTGGGTGTTTCGCAGAATGGCGCCGGCCCCGGAGACGAAGTTCTCCACGCGATTATCGTTCCGGATATGGACGAGTTTCGAAAGCGCGGCCAGACGGCCATCATGGAGAGCATCCGCTTCGAAATCGAAAATCTGTCGAAGCAGGTTCCTTCCTATTACCGGCTTCATTCTTTGTCTGTCCGCAACGATCCACTACCCCGCACCGTTACGCGGAAATTGAAACGCTTCGAGATTCAGCAGGAGGAGAACGAGCGGATCAAGGCTCGGGACAGCCGTGGCACGCCGGTCCGCGAACCCGAACCGGACCACGCGCAGCTCCGGGAAGGGGCCGGCGTGGTTCTGGCGGAATTGATCCGGCAAGCCAGGCCGGATGCCGGCGTGCTGAGCCCATCGATGAACGTCGAGCTGGATCTCGGTTTTGACTCGCTTGGACGCGTCGAACTGCTTGGCCTGGCGGAAGCGCGCCTGGGCGTGCATATCGACGAACAGGAAATGGCCCGCATCTTCACGCTGGGAGAATTGATCGAGGCTTTCGAGAAGGCGAAGGGGGCGAAGGGGGCGACAGCCGCCGGCGGGACCGCCGGCGGCAACCGTTCCTGGAAGGAGATTCTCAGCTCTGTTCCGGACAATGTTTCGGAAACGCACCACATTTTCAAGGCGCGCAAACTGCTCAATCCGCTTTCATTTTCGATCATACGGATGATTGGAATTTTCGCGGGCATATCCTTGCCGCTGCGGCATTACGGGATGGAAAAGTTGCCGCGGACGACGCCGTTCCTGCTATGTCCGAATCACGAGTCGTTTCTGGATGGCCCTCTCCTGGTATCGATCCTGCCCAGGCGGGTCGTTTATAAGATCCTCATCATCGGCTACAGCGACTACTGGAAGAACGCTTTCTCGCGTTTTCTGGCTCAGGTTTGCCAGATTGTCGCGATCGACTCCGATGTGAATCTGGTTCGCGCCATGCAAGTCGGAGCCATGGGACTGAAGCGCGGTCATGTGATGCTCATTTTCCCGGAAGGTACGCGGTCCATCGACGGACGGATCGCTGAATTCAAGAAGGGGTCCGCCATTCTGGCATACGAACTCGGAGTGCCTATCGTTCCGGTGGGCATCCACGGAACGTTCGAGGCATGGCCCCGGGAGGGCGGCTTCCGCTTCCGTCCGGTGGAGTTTCATTTCGGAGACCCGATTGATCCGCGGGCGTTTGCCACGGCGGCGGACCCCTATACGGCCATCACCGAGCAATTGCAAAAGGATGTAAAGAGACTCTCAGGCCAATAG
- a CDS encoding GNAT family N-acetyltransferase — MNDAVELIPAERASDIANIRALFVEYARSLDFDLCFQSFDQELLDLPGQYAPPRGRLILCRAAGTSAGCIALKPLPDGFCEMKRLFVRPEFRGKGIALKLASKIIEEARQIGYSAMRLDTIAGKMAAAIALYRRLGFRQIPPYYDNPIPNAAYFELELSSKS; from the coding sequence ATGAATGACGCTGTCGAGCTGATTCCTGCCGAGCGCGCTTCCGACATCGCGAACATACGCGCCCTGTTTGTCGAATACGCGAGATCCCTGGATTTCGATCTCTGTTTTCAAAGCTTCGATCAGGAATTGCTCGATCTGCCCGGTCAATACGCTCCCCCGCGCGGCCGGCTGATTTTATGCCGCGCCGCCGGAACCTCCGCAGGGTGCATCGCTTTGAAGCCGCTGCCAGACGGATTCTGTGAAATGAAACGCCTGTTCGTGCGGCCCGAGTTTCGGGGAAAAGGGATCGCGCTCAAGCTTGCATCGAAGATCATCGAAGAAGCCAGACAGATCGGCTACTCCGCCATGCGGCTCGATACCATCGCCGGCAAAATGGCGGCTGCCATCGCGCTCTACCGCAGACTGGGATTCAGGCAGATCCCGCCGTATTACGACAATCCCATACCGAACGCCGCATACTTCGAGCTTGAACTCAGTTCTAAAAGCTAA